A window from Enterocloster bolteae encodes these proteins:
- a CDS encoding PocR ligand-binding domain-containing protein, which translates to MAEYHKMMHMDEVEPDALDEYLSINEEDRINELDIIHLFGKEKLETIQESLSKATGLAFITVDFKGDPITSATSFSRYCEKVRNNPVAMERCKSSDAFGSIQAAVTQKTNVYFCPCGLLEVAIPIIVRGHYLGGFIGGQIQCNDAPDSVSRLSSVMHAAKADEAVVQYKSLLDEIPVYSYEKFLDIANLVFLVINQLSENEISQHLQEDILKKRIKKIQTVNHGYAKEIVQKNKRVQELEMRGNQYELLDMLTSLLNLTIIEDAPRTNELLSSFIDYIKYKYMEKSTFVHISGELEHAEQYLLFQKKKTGDRLEYSIQVPKNLHMQKMPSDVLMPFIQNAFYNGVMLKKEGGQITVTGYVRNGNVVLEINDTGPGLTEAELDIKYETYKDKHEGYYIKMGMEYAREKMKRLFGEEYSIISESYRNKGSKTILLWPEHYEERTE; encoded by the coding sequence ATGGCGGAATATCACAAGATGATGCACATGGATGAAGTGGAACCAGATGCATTGGATGAATATCTAAGCATAAATGAAGAGGACCGTATCAACGAACTGGATATCATTCATCTGTTCGGAAAAGAGAAACTGGAGACCATTCAGGAGAGCCTTTCCAAAGCAACCGGGCTGGCTTTTATAACCGTGGATTTTAAGGGGGATCCCATTACATCTGCTACATCCTTTTCACGATACTGTGAAAAGGTCCGGAACAATCCGGTGGCAATGGAACGGTGCAAATCATCCGATGCGTTCGGATCCATCCAGGCAGCGGTTACACAGAAAACAAACGTATACTTCTGCCCATGCGGACTTTTGGAGGTTGCGATACCAATTATCGTGCGCGGTCATTATCTGGGCGGGTTTATCGGCGGTCAAATCCAATGTAATGACGCACCCGATTCGGTGAGCCGGTTATCGTCCGTGATGCACGCGGCAAAAGCGGATGAAGCGGTGGTCCAATACAAATCGTTGCTCGATGAAATTCCTGTTTATTCATATGAAAAATTTCTGGACATAGCCAATCTTGTTTTTCTGGTTATCAATCAGTTAAGTGAGAACGAGATCAGCCAGCATCTCCAGGAAGATATTTTAAAAAAGCGTATTAAAAAGATACAGACGGTAAACCATGGTTACGCCAAGGAGATTGTACAGAAGAACAAGAGAGTACAGGAGCTGGAAATGCGCGGCAACCAGTATGAACTTCTGGACATGCTGACATCGCTGCTTAATTTGACAATTATAGAGGACGCGCCCAGAACAAACGAACTGCTGAGCTCTTTCATTGATTATATAAAGTATAAATACATGGAAAAGAGTACCTTCGTGCACATCTCCGGAGAGCTTGAACATGCGGAACAGTATCTGCTGTTTCAGAAAAAAAAGACGGGAGACCGGCTGGAATATTCGATTCAGGTACCGAAAAACCTGCATATGCAGAAGATGCCCTCCGACGTATTGATGCCCTTTATCCAAAATGCTTTTTATAATGGCGTGATGCTGAAAAAAGAAGGCGGACAGATCACTGTAACGGGTTACGTGCGCAACGGTAATGTAGTGCTGGAAATTAATGATACCGGTCCGGGGTTGACGGAAGCTGAGCTGGATATCAAGTATGAAACATACAAAGACAAACACGAAGGATATTACATCAAAATGGGCATGGAATACGCCAGGGAAAAAATGAAGCGCCTGTTTGGAGAGGAGTACAGCATAATCTCAGAAAGCTACAGAAACAAGGGATCAAAAACTATTTTACTATGGCCTGAACATTATGAAGAAAGGACTGAGTAA
- a CDS encoding 1-propanol dehydrogenase PduQ, with amino-acid sequence MSNVYIKTKIRSGNYAMEYLRKIRKKRILVVCDKFLAESGAINYILDSLDSSNSVELFDQAIPDPTIEIVGKGLGVLCRVRPDIVIGFGGGSAIDTAKAMIYFAGVRELVPKPRFVTIPTTSGTGSEVTSAAVITDSETKSKHLISSEDILADVAILDPRLTLSVPPAITANTGMDVLTHALEAYVANGCNVFSDALSEKATELLIKALLKCYRDGKNLEARTLMHEASTLAGMAFNTAGLGLNHSIAHQLGGTFHIPHGLANAMLLNKVIEYNSVNHDIMNKYATLAYKVQLVGMNEAPEMAVKTLEELIRSLMCCMDMPASIRELGISREAYEGQLQNMTDNALMDNCLISNPREAGTEAIKEILLSIY; translated from the coding sequence ATGTCAAATGTATATATAAAAACAAAGATACGAAGCGGAAATTATGCAATGGAATACCTGCGTAAGATCCGTAAAAAACGGATTCTGGTTGTATGCGACAAATTTCTTGCGGAGAGTGGGGCAATCAATTATATACTGGATTCTCTGGACTCAAGCAACTCTGTGGAGCTGTTCGACCAGGCTATACCGGATCCCACCATTGAGATCGTGGGCAAGGGGCTTGGGGTGCTCTGCAGGGTACGCCCTGATATTGTTATCGGTTTTGGAGGAGGCTCTGCCATTGATACGGCAAAGGCAATGATTTACTTTGCCGGTGTGCGTGAGCTGGTTCCCAAACCCAGGTTTGTCACCATCCCCACAACCAGCGGAACCGGTTCAGAGGTTACCTCCGCTGCCGTGATAACTGATTCGGAAACAAAGAGCAAGCATCTGATCTCATCCGAAGATATCCTGGCCGATGTGGCGATCCTTGATCCAAGGCTGACCCTGTCTGTGCCTCCGGCTATCACCGCGAATACGGGTATGGATGTGCTGACACATGCTTTGGAAGCCTATGTTGCGAACGGCTGCAATGTGTTCTCCGACGCATTGTCGGAAAAGGCAACGGAACTGCTGATCAAAGCTCTCTTAAAATGCTACCGGGACGGAAAAAACCTGGAAGCGAGAACCCTGATGCATGAGGCGTCCACACTAGCAGGCATGGCTTTCAACACAGCGGGCCTGGGGTTGAATCACAGCATCGCTCATCAGCTTGGGGGAACCTTCCATATTCCTCACGGGTTAGCCAACGCTATGCTGTTAAATAAGGTGATTGAGTATAACAGCGTCAACCATGATATTATGAACAAGTATGCGACTCTTGCATATAAAGTTCAGTTAGTCGGTATGAACGAGGCCCCGGAGATGGCTGTTAAAACCCTTGAGGAGCTGATTCGGTCTCTGATGTGCTGTATGGATATGCCGGCATCTATCAGAGAGCTGGGAATCAGCAGAGAAGCGTATGAGGGGCAGCTTCAGAATATGACTGACAATGCTCTTATGGATAATTGTCTTATAAGTAATCCGAGAGAAGCTGGAACAGAGGCTATTAAGGAAATTTTATTAAGCATCTATTAA
- a CDS encoding aldehyde dehydrogenase family protein translates to MDMDIKVIEQLVEQALKEIKAEQPLKFTAPKLERYGVFKTMDEAIAASEEAQKKLLFSKISDRQKYVDVIRSTIIKRENLELISRLSVEETEIGDYEHKLIKNRLAAEKTPGTEDLLTEAITGDNGLTLVEYCPFGVIGAITPTTNPTETIINNSISMIAGGNTVVFSPHPRAKKVSQMTVKMLNKALIDNGAPPNLITMVEEPSIENTNKMIDNPSVRLLVATGGPSIVKKVLSSGKKAIGAGAGNPPVVVDETADIDKAAKDIVDGCSFDNNVPCIAEKEVFAVDSICDYLIHHMKENGAYQITDPMLLEQLVALVTTEKGGPKTSFVGKSARYILDKLGITVDASVRVIIMEVPKDHLLVQEEMMMPILPVVRVSDVDTAIEYAHQAEHGNRHTAMMHSKNVEKLSKMAKIMETTIFVKNAPSYAGIGVGGEGYTTFTIAGPTGEGLTSPRTFCRKRKCVMTDAFSIR, encoded by the coding sequence TTGGATATGGATATAAAAGTAATTGAACAGCTGGTAGAACAGGCTTTAAAAGAGATTAAGGCAGAGCAGCCTCTGAAGTTTACAGCACCCAAATTAGAACGGTACGGTGTGTTTAAGACAATGGATGAGGCCATTGCCGCTTCTGAAGAGGCCCAGAAAAAGCTGTTGTTCTCAAAAATTTCAGACAGACAAAAATATGTGGATGTGATCCGGTCAACCATAATCAAGAGAGAGAATCTTGAGCTGATTTCCAGGCTGTCTGTGGAAGAAACCGAGATTGGTGACTATGAACACAAATTAATCAAAAACCGCCTGGCTGCCGAGAAAACACCCGGTACAGAGGATTTGCTGACCGAGGCCATTACCGGTGACAACGGTCTGACCTTAGTGGAATACTGCCCATTTGGGGTAATCGGTGCTATTACGCCTACCACCAATCCCACCGAGACAATCATCAACAATTCCATTTCAATGATTGCCGGCGGCAATACGGTTGTTTTCAGCCCTCATCCCAGAGCCAAAAAAGTTTCACAGATGACGGTGAAAATGTTGAACAAGGCGCTGATTGACAACGGCGCACCGCCAAACCTGATTACCATGGTGGAAGAACCGTCCATTGAAAATACCAATAAGATGATCGACAACCCAAGTGTCCGCCTCCTGGTAGCCACAGGAGGACCTTCTATTGTAAAGAAAGTCCTTTCCTCCGGCAAAAAGGCGATTGGCGCAGGGGCAGGCAATCCTCCGGTAGTGGTCGATGAGACGGCTGACATTGACAAAGCGGCAAAGGATATTGTGGATGGATGCAGCTTTGACAATAACGTTCCATGTATCGCGGAGAAGGAAGTGTTTGCAGTAGACTCGATCTGCGATTATCTGATCCACCACATGAAAGAAAACGGCGCGTACCAGATCACGGATCCAATGCTGTTAGAGCAGCTGGTAGCGCTTGTTACTACGGAAAAAGGCGGTCCCAAGACATCCTTTGTAGGAAAGAGCGCCCGCTATATCCTGGATAAGCTGGGTATTACAGTGGATGCCAGCGTGAGGGTGATCATCATGGAAGTCCCCAAGGATCATTTGCTTGTTCAGGAGGAAATGATGATGCCGATTCTCCCTGTTGTACGTGTATCCGATGTGGATACAGCCATTGAATATGCCCATCAGGCGGAGCATGGAAACCGCCATACGGCTATGATGCACTCTAAAAATGTAGAAAAGCTCAGTAAGATGGCAAAGATCATGGAGACTACCATCTTTGTAAAAAACGCTCCATCCTATGCAGGTATCGGCGTGGGAGGCGAGGGCTATACCACATTTACAATTGCCGGTCCCACAGGAGAAGGTCTGACATCGCCGAGAACCTTCTGCAGAAAGCGCAAATGCGTCATGACGGATGCCTTCAGTATCCGTTAA
- the eutJ gene encoding ethanolamine utilization protein EutJ, with amino-acid sequence MLMTKEVLSEFAELIRENKCNPYSGNLKTGVDLGTANIVIAVTDEDNHPVAGATAVSKVVKDGIVVDFVGAMQTVRRLKAQLEELLGVTLETAATAVPPGIMDGNVKCISNVVEGAGFEVINVIDEPTAAASVLEITDGAVVDVGGGTTGISILKDGKVIFTADEPTGGTHMTLVLAGYYGIPIEEAEKLKKDKDKENDVFPIIKPVVEKMASIVKRFLSGYDVDCVYVVGGASCFDEFEQTFEKALGITTVKTNDALLVTPLGIAWNAAADCA; translated from the coding sequence ATGCTCATGACCAAAGAAGTGCTGTCTGAATTTGCAGAACTGATTAGGGAAAACAAGTGCAATCCTTATTCAGGGAACCTAAAGACGGGCGTGGATTTGGGAACAGCCAATATTGTGATTGCTGTCACAGACGAAGATAACCATCCCGTTGCAGGTGCGACTGCGGTTTCCAAAGTGGTAAAGGACGGCATTGTGGTGGATTTCGTCGGCGCGATGCAGACGGTCCGCAGACTGAAAGCTCAGCTGGAAGAACTGCTTGGAGTAACATTGGAGACAGCGGCCACCGCGGTTCCTCCGGGTATTATGGATGGGAATGTGAAATGCATTTCCAATGTGGTGGAAGGCGCAGGATTTGAAGTGATCAATGTGATCGATGAACCGACTGCGGCAGCTTCCGTTTTGGAGATCACAGACGGCGCGGTTGTGGATGTGGGCGGCGGAACCACCGGAATCAGTATACTGAAAGATGGAAAGGTAATTTTTACCGCTGATGAGCCAACCGGAGGAACCCATATGACTCTGGTCCTGGCCGGATATTATGGAATCCCGATCGAAGAAGCAGAAAAGCTGAAAAAGGATAAGGACAAGGAAAATGATGTGTTTCCTATTATAAAACCGGTGGTAGAGAAAATGGCTTCGATTGTAAAGCGATTCCTTTCCGGTTATGATGTGGACTGCGTCTATGTAGTAGGCGGAGCCAGTTGTTTTGACGAGTTTGAACAGACATTTGAGAAGGCATTAGGGATAACAACTGTTAAGACAAATGATGCGCTCCTTGTTACCCCTCTTGGCATTGCATGGAATGCCGCTGCCGACTGCGCATAA
- a CDS encoding phosphate propanoyltransferase, translated as MMVNEELLKLITERVMEKVVNYNTYKIPVGVSNRHVHVTREDLETLFGKGYELTVKGELKQPGQFASNETVTIRGPKGEFERVRILGPVRKQSQIEISKTDSFRLGVKALIRESGDLSGTPGLELVGPKGTVLLPQGAIVALRHIHMTPQQAEAMGVWDKDIVEVETFGERHGVFGDVLIRVSDQFELEMHVDVDEANACALKNNDYVIIRH; from the coding sequence ATGATGGTAAATGAAGAACTGCTGAAACTGATTACTGAACGGGTAATGGAGAAAGTTGTAAACTATAATACTTATAAAATCCCTGTAGGAGTATCCAATCGGCACGTTCATGTGACTCGGGAAGATCTTGAGACCTTGTTTGGAAAAGGATATGAACTAACTGTAAAAGGCGAATTAAAGCAGCCGGGGCAGTTCGCCAGTAACGAGACAGTGACGATCCGTGGGCCAAAAGGAGAGTTTGAACGGGTACGTATCCTGGGCCCGGTCAGAAAACAGAGCCAGATCGAGATATCCAAAACGGACAGCTTTCGGCTTGGAGTGAAAGCGCTGATCAGAGAATCAGGAGATTTGTCAGGAACGCCTGGCCTGGAGCTAGTGGGACCAAAGGGAACGGTCCTGCTGCCGCAGGGAGCGATTGTCGCGCTTCGCCACATTCATATGACCCCACAGCAGGCGGAGGCCATGGGAGTATGGGATAAGGATATCGTGGAAGTGGAAACATTCGGAGAGAGACATGGAGTATTTGGAGATGTATTAATCCGGGTGTCGGATCAGTTTGAATTGGAGATGCATGTGGATGTGGATGAAGCCAATGCATGTGCGCTGAAAAACAATGATTATGTAATCATCCGGCATTAA
- the pduA gene encoding propanediol utilization microcompartment protein PduA, translating into MSNEALGMVETKGLVGAIEAADAMTKAANVALIGYEKIGSGLVTVMVRGDVGAVKASVDAGAAAAANVGQVVSQHVIPRPHTDVEKILPKSL; encoded by the coding sequence ATGTCAAACGAAGCATTAGGAATGGTTGAGACCAAAGGTTTGGTAGGAGCAATTGAGGCGGCAGATGCAATGACAAAGGCTGCTAATGTAGCGCTCATCGGTTATGAGAAGATTGGTTCCGGACTTGTAACAGTTATGGTACGCGGCGATGTAGGCGCAGTAAAGGCTTCCGTGGATGCAGGCGCAGCCGCTGCGGCCAATGTAGGCCAGGTAGTTTCCCAGCATGTAATTCCAAGACCACACACAGACGTAGAGAAAATCTTACCAAAGTCATTATAA
- the metK gene encoding methionine adenosyltransferase, with translation MMEGRDDRFYYVTSESVTEGHPDKVCDQISDGILDAYLGKDPKSRVAIEAMASANTLMLAGEVTSSGHVDVVAKAREIIRNIGYTEHGKGFDADTCMIFTNIHNQSPDISMGVTRSAGTGKEVLGGGDQGIMYGYAVNETESLMPLSCHLANRLAERLAYVRKVQKADFLYPDGKTQVTMKYNEAGKPVCIHSIVVSTQHSENISHKLLEAFIRCTVIEPVIDPQWITPKTRIHVNPTGRFVIGGPAGDTGVTGRKIMVDTYGTVGKHGGGAFSGKDPTKVDRSAAYMARYVAKNIVAAELADRCEVALAYVIGGIGPEAITVNTFGTGRIPDSSIEELVKSVFSFGVADYISELNLRTPQFLKTAAYGHFGRDDQGFRWEETDKAWLLKQLAF, from the coding sequence ATGATGGAAGGACGGGATGACAGATTTTATTATGTGACATCGGAATCTGTAACAGAGGGCCATCCTGACAAGGTATGTGATCAGATTTCAGACGGTATATTGGATGCATATCTGGGAAAGGATCCAAAATCCAGGGTGGCGATCGAGGCTATGGCATCTGCCAATACGCTAATGCTGGCGGGTGAGGTTACATCAAGCGGTCATGTAGACGTTGTTGCAAAGGCCAGAGAGATTATCAGAAACATAGGATACACGGAACATGGAAAAGGGTTTGATGCCGATACATGTATGATTTTTACCAATATACATAACCAGTCGCCGGATATTTCCATGGGAGTTACCAGAAGCGCCGGAACCGGCAAAGAAGTTCTGGGCGGAGGAGATCAGGGTATCATGTATGGCTATGCTGTCAATGAGACGGAAAGCCTGATGCCGCTGTCCTGTCATCTGGCCAACCGCTTGGCGGAACGTCTGGCTTATGTGAGAAAGGTTCAGAAAGCAGACTTTCTGTATCCTGACGGAAAAACCCAGGTTACAATGAAGTACAATGAGGCGGGAAAGCCGGTTTGCATCCACAGTATTGTTGTATCCACACAGCACAGTGAAAATATTTCACACAAGTTGCTGGAAGCATTTATACGCTGTACTGTCATAGAGCCTGTGATTGATCCGCAATGGATCACGCCGAAGACAAGGATCCATGTGAATCCCACGGGGCGTTTCGTCATAGGAGGGCCTGCCGGGGATACAGGTGTCACCGGAAGAAAAATCATGGTAGACACCTATGGAACTGTGGGAAAACACGGCGGAGGCGCTTTTTCAGGAAAAGATCCGACCAAGGTGGACCGTTCGGCCGCTTACATGGCCCGTTATGTGGCCAAGAATATTGTAGCCGCGGAGCTGGCGGACCGATGTGAGGTTGCACTGGCTTATGTGATCGGAGGCATTGGACCGGAAGCAATTACAGTCAATACTTTCGGAACCGGCAGGATACCGGACAGCAGTATTGAGGAGCTGGTTAAATCCGTGTTTTCCTTTGGAGTAGCTGATTATATTTCAGAACTGAACCTGAGAACGCCACAGTTTTTAAAAACAGCAGCATACGGCCATTTCGGAAGAGATGACCAGGGCTTCCGTTGGGAAGAGACCGACAAGGCCTGGCTGTTGAAACAGTTAGCATTTTAA
- a CDS encoding aldehyde dehydrogenase, whose protein sequence is MNDMKSSIYSSVTDAVAAAKGAYSRYSKLTLNERQEILEGVKKALRPIANELAAMTVSETGMGNVCDKAQKIKLAIEKTPGVEDLITEVNTGDHGMTLYELSPFGIVCAVQPCTNPCATLISNTIGMLAAGNAIIHCPHPRAVKVSQFLTTIISETIRSISGIDNLVVTLHVSLMGFTTEVMSHPDVDLVVCTGGSGSLRQAMTSGKKVIGAGPANPVAIVDATANFEKAARDIVRGASFDNNLMCTSEKCMVVEEKAADRFIFELLKNGVYYVKNEEEIQKLLDAAVTGDFVINKKLEGRSANEILEYAGIPCNGTIKLIVAETERIHPFVTLELLMPLVPLVKAADFEEALEIALDVEQGYKHTATIHSESIEHLNQAAKEMQTSVFVKNGPSFMGIGFDKEGHTSFTIATTTGEGTTTARHFARRRRCTLTSGFSIR, encoded by the coding sequence ATGAATGACATGAAAAGCAGTATTTACTCCAGTGTGACCGATGCGGTGGCTGCTGCAAAGGGAGCTTACAGCAGATATTCAAAGCTGACTCTGAATGAACGGCAGGAAATTCTGGAAGGAGTGAAAAAAGCACTTCGTCCGATTGCCAATGAACTGGCAGCCATGACCGTTTCAGAAACAGGCATGGGAAATGTCTGTGATAAGGCACAAAAAATAAAGCTTGCCATTGAGAAGACGCCCGGCGTGGAGGACCTGATAACAGAAGTGAATACAGGTGACCACGGTATGACGCTCTATGAACTTTCCCCTTTTGGTATTGTTTGTGCGGTACAGCCATGCACCAACCCCTGTGCGACACTCATCAGTAACACCATTGGAATGCTGGCTGCAGGCAATGCGATCATCCATTGCCCACATCCGAGAGCAGTAAAAGTTTCACAGTTTTTGACAACGATTATCAGTGAGACGATCCGCAGCATCAGCGGTATAGATAACCTGGTAGTTACCCTTCACGTAAGCCTGATGGGATTTACCACAGAGGTTATGAGCCACCCGGACGTGGATTTGGTTGTCTGCACAGGAGGTAGCGGCTCGCTGCGCCAGGCCATGACTTCCGGCAAAAAGGTAATCGGAGCCGGACCAGCCAATCCTGTCGCCATCGTGGATGCCACAGCGAATTTCGAAAAGGCTGCAAGGGACATTGTCCGTGGAGCTTCTTTTGACAACAATCTGATGTGTACGTCGGAAAAGTGTATGGTTGTGGAAGAAAAAGCAGCGGATCGTTTTATATTTGAGCTTCTGAAAAATGGAGTTTATTATGTCAAAAATGAGGAAGAGATTCAAAAACTTCTGGACGCGGCAGTCACCGGGGATTTTGTGATTAACAAAAAACTGGAAGGTCGGAGCGCCAATGAAATTCTTGAATATGCAGGTATTCCCTGTAATGGAACCATCAAACTGATCGTAGCAGAGACAGAGCGGATTCATCCGTTCGTTACGCTGGAGCTTCTGATGCCTCTTGTGCCTCTTGTGAAGGCGGCTGACTTTGAGGAAGCTCTGGAGATTGCTTTGGATGTGGAACAAGGTTATAAACATACGGCAACCATTCATTCAGAGTCCATCGAACATTTGAACCAGGCGGCAAAAGAAATGCAGACCTCTGTATTTGTAAAGAACGGCCCCTCCTTTATGGGAATTGGATTTGACAAAGAAGGTCACACCAGTTTTACAATCGCAACAACAACAGGAGAAGGGACGACCACAGCAAGGCATTTCGCCCGTAGAAGAAGATGTACGTTGACAAGCGGATTTTCGATCCGCTGA
- a CDS encoding EutN/CcmL family microcompartment protein codes for MRLAKIIGTVVATRKDNSLVGYKLMIIRRIDGHGNFIDSEEVAVDYVGAGIGETVLIGSGSSVRVDQSKREAVIDMAIIGIVDTMDI; via the coding sequence ATGAGATTGGCTAAGATAATAGGCACAGTAGTAGCTACCAGGAAGGACAATTCGCTGGTTGGCTACAAACTGATGATTATCAGACGGATTGATGGACACGGTAATTTCATTGATTCAGAGGAAGTGGCTGTGGATTATGTCGGAGCCGGAATCGGTGAGACGGTCCTGATTGGTTCGGGCTCTTCTGTCCGCGTGGACCAGTCCAAACGGGAGGCTGTCATCGATATGGCGATTATCGGAATTGTAGATACAATGGATATTTAG
- a CDS encoding BMC domain-containing protein, with the protein MKQALGLVEISGLSTAVVVADTMAKAANVRILEIENTKGLGYMTIKIIGDVGAVNAAVNAGKQIGTANGKLVSWKVIPRPSDYVDQTFCCPEPPVPPSPPKKEAQEETEAEVEVKAETMEAVKAGEPEETGLEEIAPEDTEQETEAEPAEAGPEPKIEAEPIEIKSEPLVEAEPTRTGTVDPAEPEVPDSPETPPERPKKTAKRTTSAKSTSTTRHKKN; encoded by the coding sequence ATGAAACAGGCGTTGGGATTAGTTGAAATCAGTGGACTGTCCACTGCGGTTGTGGTGGCCGATACCATGGCCAAAGCAGCCAATGTACGGATCCTGGAGATTGAAAACACAAAAGGTCTTGGATATATGACCATTAAAATCATCGGGGATGTAGGCGCTGTCAATGCTGCTGTCAATGCAGGAAAGCAGATTGGAACCGCAAACGGAAAGCTGGTTTCATGGAAGGTCATTCCAAGGCCGTCCGACTATGTCGATCAGACATTTTGTTGTCCTGAGCCACCAGTACCGCCTTCCCCTCCTAAGAAAGAAGCACAGGAGGAGACGGAGGCTGAGGTTGAAGTAAAGGCTGAGACAATGGAAGCGGTTAAGGCGGGAGAACCGGAAGAGACTGGGCTGGAAGAAATAGCGCCGGAAGATACGGAGCAGGAGACTGAAGCGGAACCAGCAGAGGCCGGACCGGAGCCGAAGATTGAAGCAGAGCCGATAGAAATTAAATCGGAGCCTCTGGTTGAAGCAGAACCGACCAGGACCGGGACCGTAGATCCGGCAGAACCGGAAGTCCCGGATTCTCCGGAAACGCCGCCCGAAAGGCCCAAAAAGACGGCTAAACGCACGACATCTGCGAAGAGCACCAGTACTACAAGGCACAAAAAGAATTAA
- the pduA gene encoding propanediol utilization microcompartment protein PduA, which translates to MNADALGMVETKGLVGAIEAADAMVKAANVTLVGYEKIGSGLVTVMVRGDVGAVKAATDAGAASAAAVGEVVSTHVIPRPHTDVEKILPHLE; encoded by the coding sequence ATGAATGCAGATGCATTAGGTATGGTCGAGACAAAAGGATTGGTCGGTGCAATTGAAGCAGCGGATGCCATGGTTAAAGCTGCCAACGTTACACTGGTTGGATATGAGAAAATCGGATCCGGACTTGTTACCGTTATGGTAAGAGGCGATGTAGGTGCGGTTAAAGCAGCTACCGATGCCGGCGCAGCTTCTGCGGCAGCAGTGGGAGAGGTTGTATCTACCCACGTTATTCCACGCCCTCATACGGATGTTGAGAAGATTCTTCCACATCTTGAATAA
- the pduB gene encoding propanediol utilization microcompartment protein PduB produces the protein MDQQLIEKVMKQVSDELGIGKEECKAEAPKEECCGNIGLTEFVGTAIGDTIGLVIASVDPMLVDVMKLGKYRSIGIVGGRTGAGPQIWAVDEAVKATNTEIISVELPRDTKGGAGHGSLIYIGADDVSDARRAVEIALQVLPKYFGDVYGNDAGHLEFQYTARASYCLEKALGAPVGRAFGMTCAGPAAIGTVLADIAVKAANVEVVGYCSPGNGGTSYSNEVILTFTGDSGAVRQAVKASIEAGKKMLGALGDEPKSTTTPYI, from the coding sequence ATGGATCAGCAGTTAATTGAGAAAGTAATGAAGCAGGTTTCCGATGAACTTGGCATCGGGAAAGAGGAGTGCAAGGCAGAGGCGCCAAAGGAAGAATGCTGCGGTAATATTGGATTAACCGAGTTTGTGGGAACGGCAATCGGCGATACGATCGGCCTTGTTATTGCCAGCGTGGATCCTATGTTAGTGGACGTTATGAAGTTAGGTAAATACCGTTCCATCGGTATTGTGGGAGGCAGAACCGGAGCGGGCCCTCAGATATGGGCAGTTGATGAGGCTGTAAAGGCAACCAACACAGAAATCATTTCCGTAGAGCTTCCAAGAGATACGAAGGGCGGTGCCGGACACGGCAGCTTGATCTATATCGGAGCAGATGATGTATCGGATGCCAGAAGAGCAGTTGAGATTGCCCTTCAGGTTCTTCCAAAATACTTCGGCGATGTATACGGCAACGATGCGGGACATCTGGAGTTCCAGTATACCGCAAGAGCCAGTTACTGTCTTGAGAAGGCGTTGGGTGCGCCGGTTGGAAGAGCATTCGGCATGACATGCGCGGGACCGGCTGCAATCGGCACGGTTCTGGCGGATATCGCGGTAAAGGCTGCTAACGTTGAAGTGGTAGGCTACTGTTCACCAGGTAACGGCGGAACCAGCTATTCAAACGAGGTTATCCTCACATTTACCGGTGATTCCGGCGCTGTACGCCAGGCAGTGAAGGCTTCCATCGAAGCGGGCAAGAAAATGCTTGGTGCATTAGGTGATGAACCTAAGTCTACAACAACTCCATATATCTAA